One Desulfobulbaceae bacterium genomic window, TTAGGTTATCCTGAAGAAAAAATTGTAGTCCTTCCCCAAGGGTTGCCTCTCGATGATTATACCTCCGTTGCACGCCCAGCGCCCACGGGGGATGAGCCGCTTCACTTGCTGACTGTTGGCCGCTTTCATCGAGACAAAGGCCATGCGTACGCTTTACTTGCCTTACGCAAGCTTGTTGAAAGAGGCGTCGACGCCCATTGGCATTTTGTAGGGGCTGGGTCAGAAAAGGAGAAACTTGCGATAATGGCCCAACGGCTTGGGGTCGCTGAGCGCGTAACATTTTATGTAGATTTGGACCTCTTTGAGATACAGACCCTTTACCGAAAAGTTCATCTGTTTGTTCTGCCAAGTATAAATAATCGAACGCCCAATGAACATGTAGAGACTCAAGGCGTTGTGCTGCAGGAGGCACAGGCGAGTGGTTGTATTCCCATTGCTACCAGAGTGGGAGGGATTCCGGAATGTATCCACGACAAGGAGGATGGGTTGCTAATACCTGATCGATCACATCGAGCAATTACTGATGCAATTTGTTATTTGCTGGAACGCCCAGAGCAATGGCCAATGTATCAAACCAAGGGTAGGCAGAATGTAGAGGAGCGGTTCGCCGCAGACGTGATTGGTATGCGTATGGCAGGGCTACTCACCGAGATAATGGAAAAGGGAAACCACGCGTGAACGTTCTGGTCACGGAGGGGGGGAATCGTTCCTCTCTAGCAGTCACTCGTTCTTTGGGGAGACGGGGATGTCGGGTGGTCGTCACCGGGGCTGAGTCGCGCAATCTCGCTTCGAGTTCCTCTTTCTGCAGGGCGTCCTATTTGGTTCCAGACCCTATTCAAGCTGGAGCGGAATACGTTGCGGCTATACGGGAGATTGTGGATAAGGAAGGGATTGAGGTAATCATTCCTATGACCGAACCCTCAATTTACCTCCTCAATCCGATGAGGGCCAGCTTGCCACCCAAGGTTGTTTTGGCTTGCCCACCAGCAGAGAAGATGGCAGCAGTTTCCGACAAACTCCACCTCTGTCAACTGGCTGAGAGATTGGATGTGCCTATCCCACTAACCGTTTATCTCTCTGGTCCTGCCGTTTTGGACGCACGGCTTGACGAGATTGAGCGCTATCCCGTTGTAGTCAAACCCGCTCTATCAAAAATCCAGGAGGGACATGGCTTTCTCTCTGCCGGGATTATGTACGCTTCCTCCCGTGAAGAATTGAAATATCTTTATGAGACGGTAGATGTTTTGCGGCATCCCTCCATGATCCAGGAGAAAGTGGTCGGTCCAGGTACCGGGCTTTTTACCCTGTACGACTCAGATCGACATCTGGCCCTTTTTTCGCACAGGCGTTTACGGGAGAAGCCCCCTTCCGGAGGAGTGAGTGTTATTTCAGAGAGCATCCCCCTTGATGAGGAGATGGTTGATGCTGCTGGCCGTTTGCTCGCGGCAGTTGGGTGGCAGGGGGTGGCCATGGTTGAGTTTAAACGGGACCTGCGGGATGG contains:
- a CDS encoding glycosyltransferase family 4 protein, which gives rise to MSAKNVKAEILRKTGILVLAPRFPSINQPWMDTYLEQLQIHGIKFHVVTESNVKRKYHEKVDRLGLRQYVIPVVMERAQILRSSLCSAVFRPLVTRVFTQTAWKNFIFDLKAADGLKTILRILHCFYCAANLGNLGLIHAHSELFGYYFLPFAVQRQVPLIVTFHGLLPEGLLQLAPVRRKLLGSYAVCVIVNTNAAKQQAVTLGYPEEKIVVLPQGLPLDDYTSVARPAPTGDEPLHLLTVGRFHRDKGHAYALLALRKLVERGVDAHWHFVGAGSEKEKLAIMAQRLGVAERVTFYVDLDLFEIQTLYRKVHLFVLPSINNRTPNEHVETQGVVLQEAQASGCIPIATRVGGIPECIHDKEDGLLIPDRSHRAITDAICYLLERPEQWPMYQTKGRQNVEERFAADVIGMRMAGLLTEIMEKGNHA